In Nitrosophilus alvini, the following are encoded in one genomic region:
- the msrB gene encoding peptide-methionine (R)-S-oxide reductase MsrB: protein MNCKSQLNEFEYYVMFEKGTEPPFSGELLNEKREGVYICKCCENPLFDSISKFDSGSGWPSFYEPLGKDSVKEHTDTSLGMVRTEVVCAKCGAHLGHVFEDGPPPSGLRYCINSVCLKFLPLENNNLFK from the coding sequence ATGAATTGTAAAAGCCAACTAAATGAATTTGAATATTATGTAATGTTTGAAAAAGGAACCGAACCGCCTTTTAGCGGAGAACTATTGAATGAAAAAAGAGAGGGAGTATATATATGCAAATGTTGTGAAAATCCACTGTTTGATAGTATCTCAAAGTTCGATAGCGGTTCCGGCTGGCCCAGTTTTTATGAACCTTTGGGCAAGGATTCTGTAAAAGAGCACACTGATACCAGCCTGGGCATGGTAAGAACGGAAGTAGTATGTGCCAAATGCGGTGCACATCTCGGACATGTTTTTGAAGATGGTCCGCCTCCTTCGGGACTAAGATACTGTATTAACTCCGTTTGCTTAAAATTTTTACCCCTAGAAAATAATAATTTATTCAAATGA
- a CDS encoding DUF6858 family protein codes for MKKMMLMDKYPVYTSDIPKSATNIKSVDEIVKYFIKKIEEDDEAVFISLFDHFAHTKSLEDCEINPEIKDAKDIVFCFGKKLPNPYVVGVRPRSIGVCETENSFVISFLEAPNPEANEKMQNWAKEIL; via the coding sequence ATGAAAAAAATGATGCTTATGGACAAATATCCGGTATATACGTCAGATATTCCAAAAAGTGCTACGAATATTAAAAGCGTAGATGAGATTGTAAAATATTTCATAAAAAAGATAGAAGAGGATGATGAAGCGGTATTTATATCCCTGTTTGATCATTTTGCCCATACAAAAAGTCTTGAAGATTGTGAGATAAATCCGGAGATAAAAGATGCCAAAGATATTGTTTTCTGTTTTGGCAAGAAGTTACCAAATCCCTATGTGGTAGGTGTCAGACCAAGAAGTATAGGTGTATGTGAAACAGAAAACAGTTTTGTTATATCTTTTCTCGAAGCACCCAATCCGGAAGCCAACGAAAAGATGCAGAACTGGGCAAAAGAGATTTTATAG
- a CDS encoding LOG family protein, translating to MKFATAFGASKASPDSKEYNDGIKIGRFLSKKGYVVKCGGYQGLMEAVSRGVKEEGGICIGITLKKFDSIRPQNPYLSKRVSCNSLFERLQFLIEDTSLFIVQNGSIGTLNELFMVWAIKYGNLSDFRICLVSENYEELKHSSFIKKEQLDLLEFYKDADDFIIRNPDL from the coding sequence ATGAAGTTCGCAACTGCTTTCGGTGCATCAAAAGCATCGCCCGATTCCAAAGAGTACAATGACGGTATAAAAATAGGACGCTTTTTGTCCAAAAAAGGGTATGTCGTAAAATGCGGTGGTTATCAGGGACTTATGGAAGCTGTAAGCAGAGGTGTAAAAGAAGAAGGCGGCATCTGTATAGGGATAACTTTAAAAAAATTTGACTCCATTAGACCCCAAAATCCCTATCTGTCAAAAAGAGTCTCATGTAACAGCCTGTTTGAAAGGTTGCAGTTTTTGATAGAAGATACATCTTTGTTCATTGTACAAAACGGCAGTATAGGTACACTGAACGAACTTTTTATGGTCTGGGCAATAAAGTACGGCAATCTATCAGATTTTAGAATATGTCTCGTATCAGAGAATTATGAAGAGTTGAAACACTCCTCTTTCATAAAAAAAGAGCAGCTTGATCTTTTAGAGTTTTATAAAGATGCCGATGATTTTATCATCCGCAATCCAGACCTATAA
- a CDS encoding ribonucleotide-diphosphate reductase subunit beta, producing MDKGAAVTYHRKKIYNPESNESVNDRKIFGGDPTGIFELNKIKYQWAYNLWEMMLANTWFPKEVDMTQDARDYKLLTDAEKLAYDKVLAQLIFMDSLQTNNLIDNVNPFITAPEINLVLVRQAFEEALHSQSYAVMVDSISQNTDEIYNLWREDLQLKQKNDYIAQVYENLSKNPNDENIVKAMFANQILEGIYFYSGFTYMYTLARSGKMLGSAQMIRFIQRDEVTHLLIFQNMINATKKERPELFTKELIDDVYKMFESAVELESSWGKYITQGQILGLTDELIEQYIKYLADERLRAVGLEKIYNVEHPIKWVDDFSKFNDQKTNFFEGNVTNYSKGSLDFDDF from the coding sequence ATGGATAAAGGAGCCGCCGTGACATATCACAGAAAAAAGATTTACAATCCCGAATCTAATGAGAGTGTAAACGACAGAAAGATTTTTGGAGGAGATCCTACCGGAATATTCGAACTGAACAAGATAAAATATCAATGGGCATACAATCTTTGGGAGATGATGCTGGCAAACACCTGGTTTCCCAAAGAGGTTGATATGACGCAGGATGCTAGAGATTACAAGCTGCTGACAGACGCAGAAAAACTGGCGTATGACAAGGTTCTCGCCCAGCTGATATTTATGGATAGTCTTCAGACAAACAACCTTATAGATAATGTAAATCCTTTTATTACGGCCCCTGAGATAAACCTTGTTCTGGTAAGACAGGCTTTTGAAGAGGCTCTTCACAGCCAGAGCTATGCCGTTATGGTCGACAGTATCAGTCAAAATACGGATGAGATATACAATTTGTGGAGAGAGGATCTTCAGCTGAAGCAGAAAAACGACTATATAGCACAGGTTTATGAAAATCTTTCCAAAAATCCGAATGATGAAAACATTGTAAAAGCGATGTTTGCAAACCAGATACTTGAAGGGATCTATTTCTACAGCGGCTTTACGTATATGTACACGCTTGCGAGAAGCGGAAAGATGCTGGGGTCTGCCCAGATGATAAGATTTATACAAAGAGATGAGGTAACTCATCTGCTTATTTTCCAAAACATGATAAATGCAACCAAAAAAGAGAGACCAGAACTCTTTACTAAAGAGCTTATAGATGATGTGTACAAAATGTTTGAAAGTGCGGTCGAGCTTGAATCTTCATGGGGAAAATATATCACTCAGGGACAAATCCTGGGGCTTACCGACGAGCTTATAGAGCAGTATATAAAATATCTGGCAGATGAGAGACTCAGAGCCGTAGGACTTGAGAAGATATATAACGTGGAGCATCCGATAAAATGGGTGGACGATTTCAGCAAATTCAACGATCAGAAGACAAACTTTTTTGAAGGAAACGTGACGAACTACTCCAAAGGGAGTCTGGACTTTGACGACTTCTAA
- a CDS encoding carbon-nitrogen hydrolase family protein, with protein MTTSKKSLSVLQFKTGDDFSKNLDTLKTLVKRCEEDSIVVAPEVCLTGFAYERFDEAASFGLHALKELLPLSQNRTIVFTMIEKRDGKFYNFAKVLHRGEVLYEQPKVKLFKFGGETDYFEAGKMEDIRIFEIDGFKVGILICFELRFIEIWQKLKGCDIILVPAMWGVLRKRHFEQLTEALALMNQCYLAASDSANDDMAKSSAIITPFGVPYRDDRKNILCKTADIKEIKKMRKYMDIGL; from the coding sequence TTGACGACTTCTAAAAAGAGTCTCTCTGTTTTGCAGTTCAAAACAGGCGATGATTTTTCAAAAAACCTTGATACTCTCAAAACTCTTGTAAAAAGATGCGAAGAGGATTCTATCGTTGTTGCACCGGAGGTATGCCTTACCGGATTTGCGTATGAGAGATTTGATGAGGCTGCCAGTTTTGGCCTGCATGCCCTAAAGGAACTTCTGCCTCTTTCCCAAAACAGAACCATAGTTTTTACCATGATAGAAAAAAGAGATGGAAAATTTTACAATTTTGCCAAAGTTTTGCACAGAGGCGAAGTTTTATACGAACAGCCAAAAGTAAAGCTTTTCAAATTCGGAGGCGAGACCGACTACTTTGAAGCCGGAAAAATGGAAGATATCAGGATTTTTGAGATAGACGGGTTTAAAGTTGGCATTCTTATATGTTTTGAGCTCAGATTTATTGAGATTTGGCAAAAGCTAAAAGGGTGTGATATCATACTCGTTCCAGCCATGTGGGGAGTTTTGAGAAAGAGACATTTTGAGCAGCTTACAGAAGCTCTGGCGCTTATGAACCAGTGTTATCTTGCTGCTTCGGACAGTGCGAATGATGATATGGCAAAAAGCAGTGCTATAATTACACCTTTTGGAGTTCCTTACAGAGACGACAGAAAAAATATTCTTTGCAAAACTGCGGATATAAAAGAGATAAAGAAGATGAGAAAATATATGGATATAGGGTTGTAG
- a CDS encoding protein-L-isoaspartate(D-aspartate) O-methyltransferase codes for MEKIIAAKCKKMAEDIDSVFPLEPKIKKAFEDINRELFVPAGFKHLAYKLDALPMGANQWISSPLTVAKMTQYLNPDGADSVLEIGCGSGYQAAILSRLFRRVFTVERIEKLIVEAKRRFRDLSIYNINARYGDGLLGWPEFAPYDRILFSASASEIPEEIFSQLKEGGVLVAPMEKGGRQIITKFVKRSGRLFSQELEECLFVPTKNGTV; via the coding sequence TTGGAAAAGATAATAGCGGCAAAATGTAAAAAAATGGCAGAGGATATCGATAGTGTATTTCCTCTTGAACCGAAAATAAAAAAGGCATTCGAAGATATTAACAGAGAACTTTTCGTCCCTGCAGGTTTCAAACATCTTGCATATAAACTGGATGCTCTTCCTATGGGCGCAAACCAATGGATAAGTTCTCCTCTTACGGTTGCAAAGATGACTCAGTATCTAAATCCCGATGGTGCCGACAGTGTTTTGGAGATAGGTTGTGGCAGCGGATATCAAGCAGCGATTTTAAGCCGGCTTTTCAGGCGGGTTTTTACGGTCGAGAGAATAGAGAAACTCATAGTCGAGGCAAAAAGAAGATTTCGCGATCTTTCTATCTATAATATAAACGCAAGATACGGTGATGGCCTTTTGGGGTGGCCCGAATTTGCCCCTTATGACAGGATACTTTTTTCCGCTTCCGCTTCCGAAATACCGGAGGAGATATTTTCCCAGCTGAAAGAGGGGGGTGTACTTGTAGCCCCTATGGAAAAAGGTGGCAGACAGATAATTACGAAATTTGTCAAAAGAAGCGGAAGATTGTTTTCCCAGGAGCTTGAAGAGTGTCTTTTCGTACCGACAAAAAACGGAACTGTGTGA
- a CDS encoding low molecular weight protein-tyrosine-phosphatase produces the protein MKILFVCLGNICRSPIAEGIAKKIAQSHGVQIVADSAGTGDYHVGEPPCEHSVKIAKMNGIDISSYRARQVKKEDFENFDLIVALDEQNRRDLKRMGAEDVVKLGEFGYDSEDVPDPYFFDGFDGFEKVYDMIESCVANLFEVYDIIPSAKTVETR, from the coding sequence ATGAAGATACTGTTTGTATGCCTTGGCAATATCTGCAGATCGCCTATAGCCGAAGGTATTGCCAAAAAAATCGCCCAAAGTCATGGAGTGCAGATTGTTGCTGACTCCGCAGGGACAGGAGACTACCATGTTGGAGAGCCTCCCTGTGAACACTCGGTCAAAATAGCGAAAATGAACGGCATCGACATCTCTTCATACAGGGCAAGACAGGTGAAAAAAGAGGATTTTGAAAACTTCGACCTTATAGTAGCGCTTGATGAACAGAACAGACGAGATCTCAAAAGGATGGGTGCAGAAGATGTTGTAAAACTTGGAGAGTTCGGTTACGACTCTGAAGATGTGCCTGATCCCTATTTTTTCGACGGTTTTGATGGATTTGAAAAGGTATATGATATGATAGAGTCATGTGTTGCAAATCTATTTGAAGTTTATGATATAATTCCATCTGCAAAAACAGTAGAAACCAGATAA
- a CDS encoding c-type cytochrome has protein sequence MRRLFLFCILVAMFLYGESLSDEELKKERAYQALLKSIADNSDPELLARLGKRLYNNKCIFCHGEDGKGRDGFAADLTKRIDFKSALHHIQKGGHNFKEGYPGSMPPMVSNRERAAVLARYVSQGFPKGDKGEILFQKIGCANCHGEDGSGIKFHGPNIRYFDLPTLSAILRNGKKGVIGIMPSFKNLSPYQITMISYYVMKLSEGGFKENRR, from the coding sequence TTGAGAAGACTGTTTCTTTTCTGTATATTGGTTGCGATGTTTCTTTATGGAGAGTCTTTATCAGATGAGGAGTTAAAAAAGGAGCGGGCATATCAGGCTCTTCTTAAATCGATAGCTGATAATTCCGATCCGGAGCTTCTTGCAAGGCTCGGAAAGAGGCTATATAACAACAAATGTATCTTCTGTCATGGTGAAGACGGAAAAGGAAGAGACGGATTTGCTGCTGACCTGACAAAAAGAATCGATTTTAAAAGCGCATTGCATCATATCCAAAAAGGGGGACACAACTTCAAAGAAGGATATCCTGGAAGTATGCCGCCGATGGTTTCAAACAGAGAAAGAGCCGCCGTTTTGGCCCGGTATGTTTCGCAGGGATTTCCCAAAGGAGACAAGGGAGAAATTCTGTTCCAGAAGATAGGATGTGCAAATTGTCATGGAGAGGATGGAAGCGGTATAAAATTTCATGGACCTAATATCCGTTATTTTGATCTTCCCACACTTTCAGCGATTTTAAGAAACGGTAAAAAGGGCGTTATTGGCATAATGCCAAGCTTTAAAAATCTTTCGCCATATCAAATAACTATGATTTCATATTATGTTATGAAGCTTTCCGAAGGGGGTTTTAAAGAAAATAGGCGCTAA
- a CDS encoding SagB/ThcOx family dehydrogenase, whose translation MPSFFHEVSKYFNHKNESSPFSVKFRTPKSVKTYLPLFKFIPFDIKNDIHMFIFRIAGCPDAQDKTLFYPRIVPSAGALYPTELYFQTRGVEGFADGVYHFDVANRGATLLYSIEEEGVELFFEDRREIEGFIFLFSSVYFRTSRKYGNRGFRYSLLDAGHMTGSLEASCYLFNHGYFLRHTFDQKALGQAFGFGSSEFFVTSANVGIPRSKRVDKFDMRLPYIDPIGYFVPNDTIEKAFLQTMSLSGCKKEYGFFKTEFHKKRFEEAVFSRRSVREYSNEPLKKYEYEFILNFIKEPIPNDCSESISLYSVVKRVEGYEPGIYKNGKIVKKGDFSHQTAYLCLNQPQAAGSAVIFFLASNGKNYRPMHIKAGHMGHRIYLSSEYLGLGCCAMGAFYDDETAKFLETEEMVLYSLAIGKK comes from the coding sequence ATGCCCTCATTTTTTCATGAAGTGTCAAAATATTTCAATCATAAAAATGAATCTTCACCGTTTTCGGTAAAATTCAGAACTCCAAAAAGTGTAAAAACATATCTTCCGCTCTTTAAATTTATTCCTTTCGATATAAAGAACGATATACATATGTTTATTTTCAGAATCGCTGGCTGCCCGGATGCACAGGACAAAACCCTTTTCTACCCCAGAATCGTTCCCAGTGCAGGCGCCCTATACCCCACGGAACTCTATTTTCAGACAAGAGGAGTGGAGGGTTTTGCCGACGGTGTATATCATTTCGATGTTGCCAACAGAGGTGCGACGCTTCTTTACAGTATCGAAGAAGAAGGTGTAGAGCTGTTTTTCGAAGATAGAAGAGAGATAGAGGGATTTATTTTTCTATTCTCAAGCGTATATTTTCGTACAAGCCGGAAATACGGAAACAGAGGCTTTAGATATTCTCTGCTTGATGCAGGACATATGACAGGCTCTCTGGAAGCAAGCTGTTATCTTTTCAACCACGGCTATTTTCTGAGGCATACATTTGATCAGAAGGCTCTTGGGCAGGCTTTCGGATTTGGTTCATCGGAATTTTTCGTAACTTCGGCCAATGTAGGAATCCCACGCAGCAAAAGAGTCGATAAGTTTGACATGAGGCTTCCCTATATAGATCCTATCGGATACTTTGTTCCAAACGATACCATAGAAAAGGCCTTTTTGCAAACTATGAGCCTCTCGGGATGCAAAAAAGAGTACGGCTTTTTCAAAACAGAATTTCATAAAAAAAGATTTGAAGAGGCCGTTTTCTCAAGGAGATCTGTAAGAGAGTATTCAAACGAACCTCTGAAAAAGTATGAATACGAATTTATACTCAATTTTATAAAAGAACCGATACCAAATGACTGCAGTGAAAGTATAAGTCTATACTCTGTCGTAAAAAGAGTGGAAGGCTATGAACCCGGAATATACAAAAACGGTAAAATAGTCAAAAAAGGAGATTTCTCTCATCAGACAGCCTACCTTTGCCTAAATCAGCCGCAAGCAGCAGGAAGTGCCGTTATTTTCTTTTTAGCTTCAAATGGAAAAAATTATCGTCCTATGCATATAAAAGCCGGTCACATGGGCCATAGGATCTACCTCTCTTCTGAATATCTAGGTCTTGGATGCTGTGCTATGGGAGCATTTTACGACGATGAGACGGCAAAGTTTCTTGAAACTGAAGAGATGGTGCTATACTCCCTTGCGATAGGGAAAAAGTAA
- a CDS encoding DUF309 domain-containing protein — protein MEKIFSLFIQHIRKNRFYEAHETVEEYWHTIRKSDHPEKEVIRGFINAAVSFELLKRGKKDGFKKVWKNYLKHCGNLDKSLPNYKVFADIKREVEEEKRRIEKIFDSHSC, from the coding sequence ATGGAGAAGATTTTCTCTCTTTTTATCCAACATATCCGAAAGAACCGTTTTTATGAAGCTCATGAGACAGTTGAAGAGTACTGGCATACAATAAGAAAGAGTGACCATCCAGAAAAAGAGGTAATCAGGGGATTCATAAATGCCGCCGTCTCTTTTGAGCTTTTGAAAAGAGGTAAAAAGGATGGTTTTAAAAAAGTATGGAAAAACTATCTCAAACACTGCGGAAATTTGGATAAAAGCCTTCCGAATTACAAAGTTTTTGCGGATATAAAAAGAGAAGTGGAAGAAGAGAAAAGGCGTATTGAAAAGATATTTGATTCGCATTCCTGCTGA
- a CDS encoding HdeD family acid-resistance protein, protein MVGYQNIKNLNKEVLKQFAKHSKFVGVIFILLGLVGILYSPIMSVATAYFVAWLFVFSGFWVAFHTWNTDRKDWLGWLKAFIYILTGILVSIFPFPGVAALAIILAVYFFFDGFASFALAYQMKGEKYWWLILLNGILSIVLGVLFLTGWPVNSLILVGLFVGISLFFDGIILLTMGSYAKKLEEEIDSDKKTSNNQTDSKA, encoded by the coding sequence ATGGTCGGATACCAAAATATCAAAAACCTCAACAAAGAGGTTTTGAAGCAGTTCGCCAAGCACTCCAAGTTCGTCGGTGTGATCTTTATACTGCTCGGCTTGGTTGGGATCTTATATTCTCCAATCATGTCCGTAGCAACCGCTTACTTCGTGGCATGGCTCTTTGTTTTTAGCGGTTTTTGGGTGGCTTTTCATACCTGGAATACAGATCGCAAAGATTGGCTTGGGTGGCTTAAAGCCTTCATCTACATCCTCACAGGTATCCTTGTGTCGATCTTTCCGTTTCCGGGAGTGGCTGCTTTGGCCATTATTTTGGCGGTCTACTTCTTTTTCGACGGATTTGCCAGCTTCGCGCTGGCATATCAAATGAAAGGAGAGAAGTACTGGTGGCTTATCTTGCTCAATGGGATTCTCTCAATCGTTCTAGGAGTTCTGTTTTTGACAGGTTGGCCAGTCAACTCTTTGATCCTAGTAGGACTCTTTGTAGGTATCAGTCTCTTTTTCGATGGTATAATCTTGCTGACAATGGGCAGCTATGCTAAAAAGCTGGAAGAAGAGATAGATTCGGATAAAAAAACCTCAAATAACCAAACCGACTCCAAAGCCTGA
- a CDS encoding DUF1931 family protein → MAVVGFHHLEELFRQGASLDIKKGHAKEVTDIVEQKLYDLLLMGQKTAKYNGRDVIWKYDLPITKGLEETINEFRKLEQELEIKDIIDRLATYPPLLELEVELEKFLPELVGGLTLVLARIMKKIEEENRAVSHEMIKHAKEIMDLTL, encoded by the coding sequence ATGGCAGTAGTAGGATTTCATCATCTAGAAGAGCTCTTTAGGCAAGGTGCAAGTCTAGATATCAAAAAAGGTCACGCCAAAGAGGTGACCGATATTGTGGAGCAAAAGCTCTACGATCTGCTCCTTATGGGGCAAAAAACGGCCAAATACAACGGCCGAGACGTAATCTGGAAATATGATCTTCCAATTACAAAGGGTTTGGAGGAAACCATCAATGAATTCAGGAAACTGGAGCAAGAACTAGAGATCAAAGATATTATAGATCGACTCGCCACCTATCCACCTCTTTTGGAACTGGAGGTAGAGCTCGAGAAGTTTCTGCCCGAGTTGGTAGGTGGGCTCACCCTCGTTTTGGCGCGTATAATGAAAAAAATAGAGGAAGAAAACCGTGCAGTTTCTCACGAAATGATCAAACACGCCAAAGAAATCATGGACCTAACTCTATAA
- a CDS encoding YfdX family protein, whose amino-acid sequence MRKILVSFIAASLLTGGLFAGEASKAESNKAVAQAKEQAQKEQKKIKIVKEAVEAVALTHKVLLKLEKGDKDKAIKDLEDAIGKLEVVLSAPNAPALIPIDSAIEIVDYPGSIQNIKTALIAAKALLEEDKVQEARLILDTLRSEIVFKVVSLPLASYPAALKLAAKFLHENRIDEAKNVLNAALATFVEVNIITPIPLIQAIHLVEAAQSMANKKDKKKTLEYLAEAKLALKKANALGYVSESDTTYEQLEEMIEKVEKEVKGKNRAMKLFEDLIEKLKEFKEKAVKSINK is encoded by the coding sequence ATGAGAAAGATACTTGTCTCTTTCATAGCTGCATCTTTATTGACAGGAGGACTCTTTGCCGGTGAAGCGAGTAAAGCCGAATCCAACAAAGCAGTAGCACAAGCGAAAGAGCAGGCTCAAAAAGAGCAAAAAAAGATCAAGATCGTCAAGGAGGCTGTGGAAGCCGTAGCTCTCACCCACAAAGTACTCTTAAAACTTGAAAAAGGAGATAAAGACAAAGCGATCAAAGATCTTGAAGATGCCATCGGCAAGCTGGAAGTGGTGCTGAGTGCTCCCAATGCTCCTGCACTTATTCCTATCGACAGCGCCATTGAAATCGTCGATTATCCCGGCAGCATTCAAAATATAAAGACTGCCCTTATTGCCGCAAAAGCACTTTTAGAGGAAGACAAAGTTCAAGAAGCTAGACTTATCCTTGATACTTTACGCAGCGAGATCGTATTTAAGGTTGTCAGTCTGCCACTTGCTAGCTATCCGGCGGCACTCAAACTTGCAGCCAAATTTTTACACGAAAACCGCATCGACGAGGCCAAAAATGTCCTCAATGCCGCTTTGGCCACGTTCGTTGAGGTCAATATAATCACTCCAATCCCACTGATTCAAGCGATCCATTTAGTAGAGGCGGCACAGTCCATGGCCAACAAAAAAGATAAGAAAAAGACACTCGAATACTTGGCCGAAGCCAAATTGGCTCTCAAGAAGGCAAATGCTCTTGGATATGTTAGTGAGAGTGACACCACATATGAACAACTTGAAGAGATGATTGAAAAGGTGGAAAAAGAGGTTAAAGGCAAAAACAGAGCTATGAAACTTTTTGAGGATCTGATCGAAAAACTCAAAGAGTTCAAAGAAAAAGCAGTCAAGTCTATCAATAAATAA
- a CDS encoding Crp/Fnr family transcriptional regulator, translated as MEFRDYNIELFSSVPTKIIDDINRFGKIVIYHKNMPAMTSDETSRYFYFVIKGRIKVYQFNFETSKEQTIKILSRGDMFDIVVLLDDKPHEVITETYEESRVLQIPIEMVRRWIDENTEFRKIIFRYIANEMRSLEELAIDLSLHDTSTRFIKLLLKHFDPKTATLRLIQDLPHEEIASLIGTVRHVVNRHIQKLKKDGSLEVEHRRLRLADISKLIDRLQLK; from the coding sequence ATGGAGTTTCGAGATTATAACATAGAACTCTTCTCCAGCGTTCCGACAAAGATCATCGATGATATCAACCGTTTTGGCAAGATTGTCATCTACCACAAGAATATGCCCGCTATGACCAGTGACGAAACGTCGCGCTACTTCTATTTCGTTATAAAAGGACGAATCAAGGTCTACCAGTTCAACTTTGAAACCTCCAAGGAGCAAACTATAAAAATCCTTAGCCGCGGCGATATGTTCGACATAGTCGTACTTCTCGACGATAAGCCCCACGAGGTAATAACAGAGACCTACGAAGAGAGCAGGGTTTTGCAAATTCCCATCGAGATGGTACGAAGATGGATCGACGAAAATACAGAGTTTCGAAAAATAATCTTTCGCTACATTGCAAACGAGATGAGAAGTTTAGAAGAACTGGCAATCGATTTGAGTCTGCACGACACCTCCACACGTTTTATCAAGCTGCTTCTCAAACATTTTGATCCAAAGACGGCGACACTTCGCCTCATCCAAGATCTCCCTCATGAAGAGATCGCTTCACTTATCGGTACTGTTCGCCATGTGGTCAACCGCCACATACAAAAGCTAAAAAAAGATGGTTCGCTGGAAGTGGAACACAGACGTCTAAGACTGGCCGACATCTCTAAACTTATTGACCGTCTGCAGCTCAAGTGA
- a CDS encoding succinate dehydrogenase/fumarate reductase iron-sulfur subunit encodes MLLKIKRYHIDFDPPSALLEYEVPDDCLTLLEALNFIKSKKDASLTFSQGCRSGVCGSCAVRVNGKEELACEYRPKDGDIVEALNYMPIIRDLCVDFSKGIDSLKRAKAWLSEKSDTKVDEKGEKLIEKQSDCILCSSCWSSCPVFESKSEFLGPFALTRNWRYLVDARENHKKEKIEAVINNGIWDCTLCGNCTEVCPQGIDPKSDIMMLQSKAVQFGYQNPNFASFGSFGLDF; translated from the coding sequence ATGCTTTTGAAAATAAAACGCTATCATATCGATTTTGACCCTCCTTCGGCACTACTGGAATATGAAGTGCCCGATGATTGCCTTACTCTGCTTGAAGCACTGAATTTCATAAAAAGCAAAAAAGACGCCTCTCTTACTTTTTCGCAAGGCTGCAGAAGCGGCGTATGCGGAAGCTGCGCTGTAAGAGTAAACGGCAAAGAAGAGCTCGCATGTGAATACAGACCCAAAGATGGCGATATAGTAGAAGCTCTGAACTATATGCCTATTATCAGGGATCTGTGTGTGGATTTTTCCAAAGGCATAGACTCTCTTAAAAGAGCAAAAGCCTGGCTGAGTGAAAAAAGCGATACTAAAGTTGACGAAAAGGGCGAAAAACTTATAGAAAAACAGAGTGACTGCATACTGTGCTCATCATGCTGGAGTTCTTGTCCTGTTTTTGAATCAAAATCCGAATTTTTAGGACCTTTTGCTCTTACCAGAAACTGGAGATATTTGGTTGATGCAAGGGAGAACCACAAAAAAGAGAAGATCGAAGCAGTCATCAACAACGGCATATGGGACTGCACTCTTTGCGGAAACTGTACAGAAGTCTGTCCACAGGGAATAGATCCAAAAAGCGATATAATGATGCTGCAGTCAAAAGCTGTACAATTCGGATATCAAAATCCAAATTTCGCAAGCTTTGGAAGCTTCGGACTGGATTTTTGA